From a region of the Janthinobacterium sp. 61 genome:
- a CDS encoding DotA/TraY family protein yields MKKMWILFLVTMLPRLAFASGPFEPVADDISVKVLGQIFGSLVSSGGNDAFGSAVSTFNGAILLIGGILATYTLLAGTLGTAHDGEMLGKKFSSVWIPIRYSLGTALVLPVLPGGYCMMQQMVMWLVLQGIGLADLVWDSYMQTPGVSANLSINKNTEDKVKLLAENIFMAQVCVESNKKAVGETDSVLTIKSRYNYATVYDDSNRTYNFGDQKGIASGWSKNDCGEVTFGEKIENSSVADGPTTTNRGYLGPLDDLFQPTDIQLINKTHELATAAMIVVAEKAAQELVKEGDNLDVEGAGKFYAKAVKVATMDYMAAVKTAANAVAMLPSDTTKSAHKYGWFMAGAYFMNTVVTNNKITNALAAVPDSKFSKSAFNDQAESLQATGLKVIAAGNPDYGSAANAINSKKDNQASKATQELGFSGRIMNALTRGLTSIDLYNLKNDTRHPVIVINEMGSRLQAFWTGMILTLIGVTGAAGIASLFPSASAIATTVSNALFIIIGFLGLPIMALAATSFTASYLIPMLPFMMWLGILGGWLIAVVISIIAAPLWAIMHLHPNGDDLTGKGGNGYMMVLGLLLRPCLAIFGFIAAIVISSVMGEFINKVFFQVFSFSQGDGKGLGFFIGMIAGTAIYVGIMFSFIKKTFGLMHIIPDELMRWIGGGGDQLGQYAGKMGEGSQGSLAAVASFTAGRGLTQSMQNGARQLGDIGKNFKTKKDNEANEAKNKDFQGLKNRKEFDGLKAGMDKSLGGGGGDQVASMMGITADNIDSFESQEKMHHLTNAVNSLEPHGEDAGAAFLGAMQTSAGEGFASYGGAKEAVSEISKGIVTNSLLAHATEQFGEGAGDYIRSVANNETGGIDNGKAVKAVSDLKKASAALGPQFKDVFNKAVSENPNDGPAMMAHMAKAYGVVSVAKKKEVEPEEAPKDIQEE; encoded by the coding sequence ATGAAAAAGATGTGGATTTTATTCTTGGTAACGATGTTGCCAAGATTGGCGTTTGCAAGTGGCCCATTTGAGCCAGTTGCCGACGACATTAGTGTAAAGGTGCTCGGGCAGATATTTGGCTCACTAGTCTCTAGCGGCGGCAACGATGCGTTTGGCAGCGCCGTCTCAACATTTAATGGAGCAATCTTGCTCATTGGCGGCATCCTTGCTACATACACGTTACTAGCGGGTACCTTGGGAACAGCGCACGATGGAGAGATGTTAGGCAAGAAGTTTTCCTCTGTCTGGATACCAATACGCTATTCGCTTGGGACTGCTCTGGTGCTACCAGTTTTGCCTGGAGGTTACTGCATGATGCAGCAAATGGTCATGTGGTTAGTGTTGCAAGGTATTGGCTTGGCCGATCTTGTATGGGACTCATACATGCAAACCCCCGGTGTATCAGCCAATTTGAGTATCAATAAAAACACTGAAGACAAAGTGAAGTTACTAGCCGAAAATATTTTCATGGCTCAGGTCTGTGTTGAGTCTAATAAGAAAGCTGTCGGAGAGACTGATAGTGTGTTGACGATAAAAAGCCGATATAACTATGCTACGGTGTATGACGATAGCAATAGAACCTACAACTTTGGTGATCAAAAAGGTATCGCTTCAGGTTGGTCAAAGAACGATTGTGGCGAAGTGACATTTGGGGAAAAGATTGAGAATTCATCTGTGGCCGATGGTCCGACTACAACAAACAGAGGATATTTGGGTCCGTTAGATGACTTGTTCCAGCCAACTGATATTCAACTAATCAATAAAACACATGAGCTTGCAACAGCGGCAATGATTGTAGTGGCAGAAAAAGCAGCCCAGGAGCTTGTTAAGGAGGGAGACAACCTGGATGTTGAAGGTGCTGGGAAGTTTTATGCGAAAGCTGTAAAGGTAGCAACTATGGACTACATGGCTGCTGTGAAGACAGCGGCTAACGCGGTTGCTATGTTACCGAGTGACACTACAAAATCTGCTCATAAGTATGGTTGGTTCATGGCAGGTGCCTACTTCATGAACACCGTTGTGACCAATAACAAGATTACTAATGCTTTAGCTGCGGTGCCAGATAGCAAGTTTTCAAAGTCTGCATTCAATGATCAAGCTGAATCGCTGCAAGCTACTGGACTGAAGGTCATTGCTGCTGGAAACCCTGACTATGGTTCAGCAGCTAATGCAATTAATTCTAAGAAGGACAACCAGGCTTCTAAAGCGACCCAAGAGTTAGGATTTAGTGGGCGCATCATGAATGCACTTACTCGCGGCTTGACTTCTATTGATCTGTATAACTTGAAAAATGACACGAGGCATCCAGTCATAGTTATCAACGAAATGGGTTCCAGACTTCAAGCATTCTGGACAGGAATGATTCTGACACTCATTGGCGTAACTGGTGCTGCTGGTATTGCTTCACTATTTCCTTCAGCGTCTGCGATAGCTACAACGGTATCTAATGCATTATTTATCATTATAGGATTCTTAGGTTTGCCAATCATGGCCTTGGCTGCAACTTCTTTTACAGCGAGCTACTTAATACCAATGTTGCCGTTCATGATGTGGCTAGGAATCTTAGGGGGATGGCTGATCGCTGTTGTAATTAGTATAATTGCTGCACCGTTATGGGCAATTATGCACCTTCACCCAAACGGCGACGATTTGACTGGTAAAGGTGGAAATGGATATATGATGGTTCTTGGGCTTCTTCTAAGACCATGCTTGGCAATATTTGGTTTTATTGCCGCGATAGTGATCTCTTCTGTAATGGGTGAATTTATCAATAAAGTCTTCTTCCAGGTATTCTCATTTAGTCAAGGTGACGGTAAAGGTCTTGGATTTTTTATAGGTATGATTGCTGGTACTGCTATCTATGTAGGCATAATGTTTTCATTTATTAAAAAGACATTTGGCTTGATGCATATTATTCCTGATGAGCTTATGAGATGGATCGGTGGTGGTGGAGATCAGCTTGGGCAATATGCAGGTAAGATGGGCGAAGGATCACAAGGCAGTCTTGCAGCAGTTGCGTCTTTCACTGCTGGACGTGGACTTACTCAAAGTATGCAAAATGGTGCAAGACAGTTGGGTGACATTGGTAAGAATTTCAAAACAAAGAAAGACAATGAAGCTAATGAGGCGAAGAATAAGGATTTTCAAGGCTTGAAGAACAGAAAAGAATTTGACGGTCTTAAAGCTGGTATGGATAAATCTCTAGGTGGTGGCGGTGGTGATCAGGTAGCTTCCATGATGGGTATTACGGCAGACAATATTGATAGTTTTGAAAGCCAGGAGAAGATGCATCATTTGACCAATGCTGTTAATTCATTAGAGCCTCATGGAGAGGATGCAGGGGCTGCATTTCTTGGTGCTATGCAAACCTCAGCAGGTGAAGGATTCGCTTCTTACGGTGGCGCAAAGGAGGCTGTGAGTGAGATCTCTAAAGGGATCGTGACAAACTCTTTACTTGCTCACGCAACGGAGCAGTTTGGCGAAGGCGCCGGTGACTACATTCGGTCAGTGGCTAACAATGAGACTGGTGGGATAGACAATGGAAAAGCAGTAAAGGCTGTCAGTGATCTGAAGAAAGCGAGTGCAGCGCTTGGCCCACAATTCAAAGATGTATTCAATAAAGCAGTCAGCGAAAATCCTAATGATGGACCTGCAATGATGGCACATATGGCTAAAGCTTATGGAGTAGTAAGCGTGGCAAAGAAGAAGGAGGTTGAGCCCGAAGAAGCACCTAAAGATATACAAGAGGAATAA
- a CDS encoding site-specific DNA-methyltransferase gives MNITEQNYLLNIDGQAGIKAVANQSIDLVLTDPPYGIASKNKLTMVGGKIVSTEDAWGHDFKDSWPCIEAYYEWLKPFIAEFVRVLKDNGSLILFLDRKYTGLIAHYIERDFHLNFKNKIYFKKKNPIPSTGWNYRSTIEEAVWFTKGKQYTFNFGKQSEMTQVYEGPIGRKKTKHPTEKYSWMIEPLIKNHSKPGDVVLDAFAGSATTLVVAKKQARNAIGFEKDTRFFEMAKARIEAEQLELIFTEPGDDATIVGELDKLMDEEMTDLVAA, from the coding sequence ATGAATATCACCGAACAAAACTATCTTCTTAACATCGACGGCCAAGCTGGCATCAAAGCAGTTGCAAACCAGTCCATTGACTTGGTGCTTACCGATCCTCCTTATGGCATTGCAAGCAAGAACAAGCTCACAATGGTAGGTGGAAAAATCGTTTCCACCGAAGACGCATGGGGTCACGACTTCAAAGATAGCTGGCCGTGCATTGAAGCCTACTATGAATGGCTTAAGCCCTTCATTGCTGAGTTCGTCCGGGTTCTCAAAGACAACGGCTCCCTTATCCTCTTCTTGGACCGTAAATATACTGGATTGATTGCTCACTACATCGAGCGTGACTTCCACTTGAACTTCAAGAACAAAATCTACTTTAAGAAGAAAAACCCTATCCCAAGTACTGGCTGGAACTACAGGTCCACTATCGAAGAAGCCGTGTGGTTTACGAAAGGCAAACAGTACACCTTCAACTTCGGTAAGCAGTCCGAAATGACACAGGTCTACGAGGGTCCCATCGGTAGGAAGAAGACTAAGCATCCAACTGAAAAATATTCCTGGATGATTGAGCCCCTGATCAAGAATCACAGCAAGCCTGGTGACGTGGTGCTCGATGCCTTCGCTGGATCAGCCACCACCCTGGTAGTAGCTAAGAAACAGGCTAGAAATGCCATTGGCTTTGAGAAGGACACACGGTTTTTTGAGATGGCCAAGGCCCGCATCGAGGCAGAGCAGCTTGAGCTTATCTTCACCGAGCCTGGGGATGACGCAACTATCGTGGGGGAGCTCGATAAGCTCATGGATGAAGAAATGACCGACCTGGTTGCGGCATAA
- a CDS encoding helix-turn-helix domain-containing protein: MTNDSVKQKAKHEKLKKQIGSRIKRRREATGYTQDMVAQRLGIGTAAYARYEQGTAEPSITRLSDMADIFECGLDELIIDSSVRVEDQAKRIYLALEDVSVYDRESIMQVLEQVCKIAWNKSRTRKLPVDI, encoded by the coding sequence ATGACCAATGACAGCGTGAAGCAAAAAGCAAAGCACGAAAAGCTGAAGAAACAGATTGGTTCCAGGATCAAAAGGCGACGGGAAGCGACCGGCTACACCCAGGACATGGTGGCTCAAAGGCTTGGTATAGGAACAGCAGCTTATGCAAGATACGAACAGGGGACGGCAGAGCCGTCGATCACCAGGCTATCCGACATGGCCGACATCTTTGAATGTGGCTTGGACGAACTGATCATAGATAGCAGCGTTCGCGTTGAAGATCAAGCCAAGCGTATTTATTTGGCATTGGAAGACGTTTCGGTCTACGACCGCGAGAGCATCATGCAGGTACTAGAACAGGTCTGCAAGATCGCTTGGAACAAGTCCCGAACAAGAAAATTGCCAGTGGACATCTAA
- a CDS encoding glycine zipper 2TM domain-containing protein has protein sequence MKKLHQGYGGKCIGAARNGLLVMVLVLTGCAAVRGEPPLVIYGQVVAAQPRQVLEQHANPTGAVVGGLAGGVLGNQFGKGNGKKAMTVLGALAGAAAGSQVGKREELRSVMDLQVRMPDGAVVPITTSDVGFRIGQTVKIIQQGKQATIEAVN, from the coding sequence ATGAAGAAGCTGCACCAAGGGTATGGAGGCAAATGTATTGGCGCCGCAAGGAATGGCTTGCTGGTCATGGTGTTGGTGTTGACAGGCTGTGCAGCAGTTCGTGGAGAACCGCCATTGGTGATCTACGGCCAGGTCGTTGCGGCACAGCCTCGCCAAGTGTTGGAGCAGCATGCAAACCCGACTGGCGCTGTAGTCGGTGGTTTGGCCGGTGGTGTGTTGGGCAATCAGTTTGGCAAGGGCAATGGCAAGAAAGCCATGACGGTTTTGGGTGCTCTCGCTGGTGCTGCGGCCGGGAGTCAGGTTGGAAAAAGGGAAGAGCTGAGATCCGTCATGGATTTGCAGGTAAGGATGCCTGACGGTGCGGTAGTGCCGATCACGACCAGTGATGTGGGTTTCAGGATTGGTCAGACGGTGAAGATTATTCAGCAAGGAAAGCAGGCAACGATTGAAGCGGTAAATTGA
- a CDS encoding ATP-binding protein, producing MARINLRKFIAEHYRGGVSARDVIREALTNAIHAESNNISVDLHFSERQQELSPGSEERRSLEAITIIDDGVGFTSENLNFFDEICTSHKDNIGGKGVGRLAFLKYAKTVQIRSQLEHELVEFPYTPEFKLDDVKKSPKGGARSTSIMLMDLKDKINTQVTKLVNSICDDLRLILFLKHQAGHTISLRFTHNSRQPFDEVYVFSGDSIEAELENEFDVEGEKFKCYLFRDDAPRKGIVAMLCADQLCIEEYVISKRFDICRHLIFVTSDYFNHRSNIERQRLELPKTDEDTDMVSPISREKLTPRIHEECMKMINESAEGDIDKFKIDNIEKLKKYYPFIKLDSLGGNAALLDADEVVKTYRAQQARKEDQLIDALESGRPVSLDDVSHLASEDLARFIVHRALVIDSLARMPPTSAEDALHNAILPKRTDGSEIRENNVWLVDDKFLSYSNIYSEETLAKIIEDVGHSVEVKQQRRPDVAVFFSKDSENHPNKLVIIEFKKPGADIFENNKALMQCRLYASELAEKIGTVREVFAFSVVEIDDAFYRDMKQTGFKDVFSLNDRVVYNDFSIGLNSEIPLHLYVMPASALIKDAKARNKVFEEVLRFDVAK from the coding sequence GTGGCACGAATTAACTTAAGAAAATTTATCGCTGAACACTACCGAGGTGGGGTTAGTGCACGTGACGTGATTCGTGAAGCACTGACCAATGCCATTCATGCTGAAAGCAACAACATTTCTGTTGATCTTCATTTCTCAGAGCGGCAACAAGAACTTTCACCTGGTAGTGAAGAACGCCGTAGTCTGGAGGCGATCACTATCATTGATGACGGTGTAGGTTTTACCAGTGAGAACCTGAACTTTTTTGACGAAATTTGTACCAGCCATAAGGACAACATTGGCGGCAAAGGCGTTGGCCGTCTTGCTTTTCTTAAATACGCCAAAACTGTCCAAATAAGAAGTCAGCTCGAGCACGAACTTGTAGAGTTCCCATATACGCCGGAGTTCAAACTGGATGACGTGAAAAAGTCACCAAAGGGTGGTGCACGAAGTACAAGCATCATGCTCATGGACTTAAAGGATAAGATCAACACGCAAGTAACGAAATTAGTTAACTCAATATGCGACGATTTACGCTTGATCTTGTTCTTAAAACACCAAGCTGGTCATACCATTAGTCTTAGATTTACACATAATTCACGCCAACCTTTTGACGAGGTATATGTTTTTTCTGGTGACTCAATTGAGGCTGAGCTTGAGAACGAATTTGACGTCGAAGGTGAGAAGTTCAAATGTTACCTGTTTAGGGATGATGCGCCTCGCAAGGGTATTGTTGCCATGCTCTGCGCTGACCAGTTGTGTATTGAAGAGTATGTAATTAGCAAACGCTTTGACATTTGCCGCCATCTGATTTTTGTCACTTCCGACTACTTTAATCATCGTTCAAATATTGAGCGTCAACGCCTTGAACTTCCTAAGACGGATGAGGATACAGATATGGTGTCTCCCATTAGTCGGGAAAAACTGACGCCTCGTATTCACGAGGAATGCATGAAGATGATTAATGAATCTGCTGAAGGAGATATTGATAAATTTAAGATTGATAATATTGAAAAACTCAAGAAATACTATCCATTTATAAAATTAGATTCACTTGGAGGCAATGCTGCGTTGCTTGATGCTGATGAGGTCGTCAAGACTTACAGAGCTCAACAAGCCAGGAAAGAAGACCAGCTTATTGATGCGTTGGAAAGTGGACGGCCTGTGTCGTTAGATGATGTGTCGCACCTTGCCAGTGAGGACTTGGCTCGTTTCATTGTTCATAGAGCATTAGTGATTGACTCGCTTGCTCGTATGCCCCCTACTAGTGCTGAAGATGCATTACATAACGCTATCCTTCCAAAGCGCACAGACGGCAGTGAGATTAGAGAGAACAATGTTTGGCTGGTGGATGATAAATTTTTGTCCTATTCCAACATCTACAGCGAAGAAACGCTGGCGAAGATCATTGAGGATGTTGGACACTCGGTAGAAGTCAAACAACAGCGTCGCCCGGATGTCGCAGTATTTTTCTCAAAAGACAGCGAAAACCATCCTAATAAGCTTGTGATCATTGAATTTAAAAAACCTGGGGCCGACATTTTTGAAAATAATAAAGCCTTAATGCAATGTAGGCTTTATGCCAGTGAGCTTGCCGAAAAGATAGGAACAGTGCGTGAGGTTTTTGCTTTCTCAGTGGTAGAAATTGATGATGCGTTCTACAGGGATATGAAGCAAACTGGATTCAAGGATGTCTTTTCTTTGAATGATAGAGTCGTTTATAACGATTTCTCGATTGGTTTGAATAGTGAGATACCTCTTCACCTGTATGTCATGCCAGCTAGCGCATTGATCAAAGATGCGAAGGCCAGAAACAAGGTGTTTGAAGAGGTGCTGAGGTTTGACGTTGCTAAGTAG
- a CDS encoding spore coat U domain-containing protein, whose amino-acid sequence MKKGKILAALLVTFASSTAMAGSTTSNFQANAVMNSSCSVTSTNVNFGTINSADAVNATGTISFTCSKSVQYKLGLSSGSSGEIRSREMVGTITGNNDKLSYNLYVDEGRVALWGNGLPGDGGSIWSGKGSGEVQTNTIYGKVNSGQYIKPDTYSDNLIVSVFY is encoded by the coding sequence ATGAAAAAGGGAAAAATATTAGCAGCGTTACTTGTTACTTTTGCTTCTAGCACTGCGATGGCTGGAAGTACGACGAGTAACTTCCAAGCAAATGCAGTAATGAACTCAAGTTGCTCTGTAACATCGACAAATGTGAATTTTGGAACCATTAATTCAGCAGATGCCGTAAATGCAACAGGAACCATCAGTTTTACATGTAGTAAGTCTGTTCAATATAAGTTAGGTCTTAGCAGTGGTAGTTCTGGAGAGATTAGATCACGCGAAATGGTTGGCACAATTACCGGGAACAATGACAAATTGAGCTACAACCTTTATGTTGACGAAGGTAGAGTGGCATTATGGGGGAATGGTCTACCAGGAGATGGTGGATCAATTTGGAGTGGAAAAGGAAGTGGTGAAGTACAAACCAATACTATTTATGGAAAAGTAAATTCAGGTCAATATATAAAACCAGATACATATAGTGATAATTTGATTGTATCAGTTTTTTATTGA
- the mobC gene encoding plasmid mobilization relaxosome protein MobC, translating into MKYKKKNIDPKVKQRSGQTGVEANKSKRTKRFEIRFTPEEWAALQERAIEAGASSTAIHARALLLPSNHQANNETKVEHKLRIQLLASLGKIGSNINQIARALNRMKVWNSTTQGMFEELTKIQDGVSTITTIFKERK; encoded by the coding sequence ATGAAGTATAAAAAAAAGAATATTGACCCTAAAGTCAAACAACGCTCAGGACAAACCGGCGTCGAAGCCAATAAATCAAAACGAACTAAGCGTTTTGAAATCAGATTCACACCTGAAGAGTGGGCCGCTCTTCAAGAAAGAGCAATCGAAGCAGGAGCTTCTTCTACCGCCATCCATGCTCGCGCCTTGCTTCTACCAAGTAATCACCAGGCTAACAATGAGACAAAGGTAGAACATAAGCTTCGTATTCAGCTTCTCGCTTCATTGGGAAAAATAGGTAGCAATATCAATCAGATTGCCCGTGCTCTCAATCGCATGAAGGTTTGGAACTCTACAACACAGGGAATGTTCGAAGAACTGACAAAAATTCAAGATGGCGTTTCCACCATAACAACAATATTTAAGGAACGAAAATGA
- a CDS encoding relaxase/mobilization nuclease domain-containing protein, which translates to MNVTIFSTGKGGSESAVRYLLSDTDHEGKKRSILPEIIFGDPLTFEDIANATNRLHKYTSGVVAFRDNESVTPEQINTVIETFRSTFMPGLKVDENFADFWVAHRDKGNLELHFLVANTELTTGQQLNIHPPGEKNIAFFNAFSAVMNDSLGFAQVVADPLKISLKPFEAKSPNGKKDKKAKNDFAKVLHSEITNGFVSNRNQLIGFIKRNGVNVDKVGTDFITVRLPGAQKNTRLKGPLFAKDSDYAAIVADHHQAKIPRFLSPSEAQEQKDKLVAGIEARTAFNQRRYLTPKPGANRNRATAKSSQPRPDTKDKQVKEHQPGKDSAGTLDKHLVTLKEQADPATTGPQANLPHRVARRNDDKEQASTLPSVMGSALGGLEAQIGSMSMQYHSLLLMLASAKGPRAFKLKSQIMIIEQKLAALNLELEKKKLQLIIDPQVKPI; encoded by the coding sequence ATGAATGTCACCATTTTTTCAACTGGCAAAGGAGGTTCTGAATCAGCCGTTAGATACCTACTCAGTGACACCGATCATGAAGGCAAGAAACGCTCTATCCTTCCTGAGATTATTTTTGGCGATCCACTTACCTTTGAAGACATAGCCAATGCTACCAACAGGCTGCACAAGTATACTTCGGGTGTCGTCGCCTTCCGCGATAACGAATCCGTGACACCTGAACAGATCAACACAGTCATTGAAACCTTCCGTTCGACCTTCATGCCTGGTCTGAAGGTGGATGAGAACTTTGCAGACTTCTGGGTGGCCCACAGGGACAAGGGCAATCTTGAGCTTCACTTCCTGGTTGCCAACACGGAACTGACCACCGGCCAGCAGCTCAACATTCATCCACCTGGTGAGAAAAACATAGCTTTTTTCAATGCATTCTCTGCCGTCATGAACGACAGCTTGGGCTTCGCCCAGGTTGTGGCCGATCCTCTCAAAATCTCTCTTAAGCCTTTTGAGGCCAAGTCTCCAAACGGCAAGAAGGATAAGAAGGCTAAGAACGACTTCGCCAAGGTCCTCCACTCAGAAATCACCAATGGCTTTGTCAGCAATCGCAACCAACTCATTGGCTTCATAAAGCGTAACGGTGTGAACGTGGACAAGGTAGGCACCGACTTCATAACCGTGCGACTACCTGGCGCACAGAAAAACACCCGCTTGAAGGGGCCACTGTTTGCCAAGGACAGCGATTATGCAGCAATCGTTGCCGATCATCACCAAGCCAAGATCCCGAGGTTTCTGTCCCCTTCTGAAGCCCAAGAACAGAAGGACAAGCTCGTAGCAGGAATCGAGGCCAGAACAGCTTTCAATCAGCGTCGCTACCTCACTCCCAAACCTGGTGCGAATCGCAATAGAGCCACTGCCAAGAGCTCGCAACCACGTCCTGATACCAAGGACAAGCAAGTCAAGGAACATCAACCTGGCAAGGACAGCGCCGGCACTTTGGACAAGCACCTAGTCACATTGAAGGAACAAGCAGATCCTGCCACGACTGGTCCGCAGGCGAACCTTCCACACCGAGTAGCACGCCGCAACGACGATAAGGAGCAGGCCAGCACGTTACCTTCAGTCATGGGTTCGGCTCTTGGTGGATTGGAAGCGCAGATAGGCAGCATGTCCATGCAGTACCACAGCCTGCTTCTTATGCTGGCAAGCGCAAAGGGGCCAAGAGCTTTCAAGCTCAAGTCCCAGATTATGATCATAGAACAAAAACTGGCAGCATTAAATCTTGAGCTTGAGAAAAAGAAATTACAACTCATCATAGATCCACAAGTCAAGCCAATATAA
- a CDS encoding PIN domain-containing protein, producing the protein MTKKLLLVDLENKQKVDLSFLDESFRAIIFVGANQNPPKAAKKPATIHRFSRVDFLKISGSGKNALDFHIAFELGRTFETAPDTQCFVLSGDKGFDPLLKHLNTNGMICKRVESIAELVSPNMVVVVVHDQVVCPHCKKASTIEHHGGHWCSNCGRFATPPDPKLLPSNQVGYTEPKRVKSEDTHASHECGWCNQHTDMTGGIYDDGEWMCGGCIARYAT; encoded by the coding sequence ATGACAAAAAAGCTGCTGTTGGTTGACCTTGAGAACAAGCAAAAGGTTGACTTGTCTTTCCTCGATGAGAGCTTCAGGGCCATCATTTTCGTCGGCGCCAATCAGAACCCTCCAAAAGCTGCCAAGAAGCCAGCAACGATCCATAGGTTCAGCCGTGTGGACTTCCTGAAAATATCAGGTAGCGGCAAGAATGCCTTGGACTTCCACATAGCCTTTGAGTTGGGTAGGACGTTTGAAACAGCTCCTGATACCCAGTGCTTCGTGCTCAGTGGCGACAAAGGATTCGACCCTCTGCTGAAGCACCTAAACACCAACGGCATGATTTGCAAGCGAGTGGAGAGCATTGCAGAGCTCGTAAGCCCCAATATGGTGGTGGTGGTTGTGCATGACCAGGTTGTCTGTCCTCATTGCAAGAAGGCCAGCACGATTGAGCACCACGGTGGTCATTGGTGTAGCAACTGCGGCAGGTTCGCTACACCACCAGATCCGAAGCTGTTGCCGTCCAACCAAGTGGGCTATACAGAGCCAAAACGAGTTAAGTCTGAGGATACTCATGCTTCTCATGAGTGTGGGTGGTGCAACCAGCATACCGATATGACTGGGGGGATTTATGATGACGGTGAGTGGATGTGTGGGGGCTGCATAGCTCGTTACGCGACATAG
- a CDS encoding UvrD-helicase domain-containing protein — MSDELAITLANCTTKGYVIAPAGYGKTHLIAMSVKTAKQRQLILTHTFAGVNSIKAKMAALKVPASLYQVDTIASWSLRLCLAYPKGSGWKVDNPTSKQWNKLYESCSGLLTKAFIRHIIVCSYAGVYVDEYQDCSDLQHTLVCALAEVLPCRVLGDPMQAIFDFDGGKPVDWDVSIYPHFDCLGQLETPWRWENARQPELGAWLKAARATLEQGQKIDLLHGLPPSVKRVYTDSEYLSSKQYSSLCGLLGHDESVIALHGGDQQSKNKTHLLARTMAGRFSSIEEVEGKELHAFFKKLDAAKNHQECFLLTLEFAKKCFTGVADTLTAGTKRGEVANQNKGTKYPLVLQAANAYLNNPQIIHLKSFFLALKDNPETSAYRRDLLYRFLSVLKIHIDGDAKTLSDSAILYQRDMRHTGRPISHRKLIGTTLLVKGLEYDHAVILDADALDAKDLYVAMTRGSKSLTIIGTSRHLPAR; from the coding sequence ATGTCTGACGAACTGGCAATCACGCTTGCCAACTGCACTACCAAGGGATATGTAATTGCCCCTGCTGGATACGGCAAGACCCATCTGATTGCCATGTCTGTCAAAACTGCCAAACAAAGGCAGCTCATCCTGACTCACACGTTTGCGGGTGTGAATTCAATCAAGGCCAAGATGGCGGCTTTGAAGGTGCCCGCATCGCTGTATCAAGTTGACACAATAGCAAGCTGGTCGTTGCGATTGTGCTTGGCCTATCCCAAGGGGTCAGGTTGGAAGGTGGACAACCCAACAAGTAAGCAGTGGAACAAGCTTTATGAATCCTGTTCAGGTTTGCTTACCAAGGCGTTCATCCGTCACATTATCGTATGCAGTTATGCCGGCGTCTATGTGGACGAATACCAAGACTGTTCAGATCTCCAACACACGCTTGTGTGTGCGTTAGCCGAGGTCCTGCCATGCCGCGTCTTGGGTGATCCCATGCAAGCTATCTTTGACTTTGACGGAGGCAAGCCTGTTGATTGGGACGTCAGTATTTATCCCCACTTTGACTGTTTAGGGCAGTTAGAAACCCCTTGGCGTTGGGAAAATGCTAGACAGCCAGAATTAGGGGCTTGGTTGAAGGCGGCCAGGGCGACTCTGGAGCAAGGCCAGAAAATTGATCTGCTGCACGGTCTTCCACCTTCTGTGAAGCGTGTTTACACTGACTCAGAATATCTCTCTTCAAAACAGTATTCATCGTTGTGCGGCCTGTTAGGCCATGACGAGAGTGTGATTGCTCTACATGGCGGAGATCAGCAGTCAAAGAATAAAACGCATCTTCTGGCCAGAACTATGGCAGGCCGATTTTCTTCCATTGAAGAGGTTGAAGGCAAGGAGCTTCATGCATTCTTCAAGAAGCTTGACGCTGCGAAAAACCACCAAGAGTGCTTTCTGCTAACATTAGAGTTTGCAAAAAAATGCTTCACTGGAGTAGCAGATACTTTGACTGCTGGTACCAAGCGGGGGGAAGTTGCGAATCAAAACAAGGGCACCAAATATCCTTTGGTCCTGCAGGCAGCAAATGCATACCTTAACAATCCGCAAATCATCCATCTTAAGTCCTTCTTCCTCGCTCTTAAGGACAATCCAGAAACCTCTGCCTATCGTCGTGATCTGTTGTATCGTTTCCTCAGTGTTTTGAAAATTCATATTGACGGCGATGCCAAAACTTTGTCGGATTCTGCAATTCTCTACCAGCGAGACATGCGGCACACAGGACGGCCTATTAGCCATAGAAAGCTAATCGGTACTACGTTGCTGGTAAAAGGCTTGGAATACGATCATGCGGTTATTTTGGATGCGGATGCACTTGATGCTAAAGATTTGTATGTCGCAATGACTCGAGGCTCCAAGTCACTTACTATTATAGGGACAAGCAGGCATTTGCCAGCGAGATAG